In Actinoplanes octamycinicus, the genomic window CGCCAAGGCGAAACGGTCCAGCGTCTCCGACGTGACCGTCTGCATCCTGGACCGGCCGCGGCACGCGAAGCTGGTCGAGGAGGTCCGGCAGGCTGGGGCGAACATCAAGTTCATCTCCGACGGTGACATCGCCGGGGCGATCTCGGCGGCCCGGGCGGAGTCCGACGTCGACGTGCTGATGGGCATCGGCGGCACCCCGGAGGGCATCACCGCGGCCTGCGCCATCAAGTGCCTGGGCGGCATGATCCAGGCGAAGCTCTGGCCGCGCGACGAGGCGGAGCGGCAGAAGGCGATCGACGGCGGGCACGACCTGGACCGGGTGCTCACCACCGACGACCTGGTCACCGGGGACAACTGCTTCTTCGTGGCCACCGGCGTCACCTCCGGCGACCTGCTCAAGGGCGTGCGCTACCGGTCCGGCGGCGCGCACACCCAGTCGATCGTGATGCGGTCGAAGAGCGGCACGATCCGCGTCATCGACTCCTACCACCGCCTGGAGAAACTCGCGCTGTACTCGGCCGTCGACTTCGACGGCCACCTGCCCACGGTGCCGATCGGCGACGACCCGATCATCTGACGAGCGCGAACCACCGACACACGCGGCGATGGTCCGGCATGCGGACCATCGCCGCGCCCTGTCCCCACGACCTCGCCTGACGACAAATCGCCTATGCCGAAATAAGTCTGGCATAAGGCGTGGCATCAGGCGCAAAAGCGGAGGCAGCGGCGCGCGGGCGACACAGAGCGAGCAACGAAGGCGCGTGGCGGACGGCGTGTGGCCGGCGGCGTGCGGCCGGCGGCGTGCGGCGCGTGGCGCGTGGCCGACGGCGGACGGCGCGGCGCGTGGCTGACGGCGGACGGCACGCGGCGGAGGGCGGACGGCGGACGGCGTGTGGCGGCGTCGGACGGCGGGCGGCGTGTGGCGGCGTCGGACGGCGAGGTGCGTGGCTGTCGGCACCGGTCAGCGGCGGCGGGCGCGGCGGCAGCAAGCGGCGACGGCAGGATGCGGCGGCGAGCGGCCAGGATGCGGCGGCGGGGTCAGGACTAGGGCTGCATCCACGGCAGGACGGGGCGTGGGCGGGCGGCTCGGGACGCCCAGATCATGCCGGTCAGGCCGGCCAGGCAGAACAGCAAGTAGGACAGGTAGAGGTAGCGCTCCGCGGTGAGACCGATCCGGAGCCAGGCCAGGTAGGCGATCACGTGCGCCGCCACCGTCGCCGCGACGACCGTGGTCAGGCGCGCCGGCCAGGAGCTGGGCCGGTCCAGCCGCTGGAGGGCGGCGGACAGCACGCTGCCCACGCAGATCAGGCCGATCAGGGCGAGCAGCGGGCCGGCCGGGAAGCCCGAGGTGCCCAGGGTGATCGTCGGGTCCGGGTCGAGGCGGCCGATCAGGTTCCACAGCAGCAGGGGCGGGCCGGCCAGCAGCGGGCCGAGCAGGGTCAGCCACACCCGGCTCGGGGCGCCGACCCGGCGGGCAGCGAGCGCGCCGCCCACGGTCAGCGACAGGGCCAGACCGAAGATGGCCACGGCCGCGGCGAACCAGCGGTCGACGGCGAGGATCTGGTCGCCGGTCAGCGGGTACGGCGCGTCGTCGTCGAAGCGGGACAGCGGGAAGCCGATCCGCCGCCAGGTGCCGTCCGGGTCGCGGACCGCGAATCCGTCCCGGCTGTTCGCCACCACCACGACGTGTCCGCCGGCCACCTCCTGCACGCCGAGCGCGACCGAGGAGAGCTGCCCGGCGACGTTGTAGACATCGCCGTATCCGTGCTGCAGCACCCGGCGGTCCAGCTCGCCGACCGCCCAGCTGGTGGTCCACGGGCCGGTGCCGGTCCGGGTCTGCACGGCCATCCGGCCCGGCACCACCCGGTAACAGACCTGGTCACGGGTGCACGCCTCGACTTGCGGGCTCCGCCGCGCGGCCGGGGCGGACCCGGGCGGCAGCGAGGCGCGAGCGCCAGCAGCCGGCACGGCCGCCGAGCCGGCCGGCGAAGCCGCGGAAGAGGCAGCGGACGAGACCGCCGCAGGGCCGGAAGACGAGGCCGCGGGAGAACCGGATGGCGAGGTGGCCGCAGGGCCGGAAGACGAGGCCGCGGAAGGACCGGACGGCGAGGAAGAGGGATCAGAGATTCCGGTACGGGCGGCCACCGGCTCGGGTTCGTCGGCCCAGGTGTGGCCGCCGTCGTGGCTGACCGCCCAGTCGCCCGAGAAACGGGACAGCTCCATGCGGACGTGGATGGCGCCGTCCGGGGTGGCGAGCACGTCGGTGGCCCGGGAGGTCGGGACCGGCGACGTGGCGGCCACCGCGAAGAGCGCGAGGGGCAGCAGCACCCCGACCCGCAGCGCCCGGAACAGCCGGGAGCCGATCGGAGCCGGGGCCTGCCGGGCACGCCGCAGCGACCACCAGGACAGGGCCAGCGCCGGGAGGGCCAGCAGGTCGGTCACGTCGGCGCGGATCAGCGACGGGGTGAGCAGGCTCCAGGCCGACGAGGCGAGCGCGGCGGCGTACGGAAAAGTCTTGACCAGCGCGAAACCGGCCGCGACCGTAAGCATCGCGAGCGGCCCGGACCGGCGCGCCGGGAGGCGCGGGATGATCAGTGCGGTGAGGGCCGCGAGCAGCGGCGGCGCGAGGACCAGACCGGCGGCGTCGCTGAGCTTGCCGGTCAGCGGGCCGGGGAAGGCCGCCTTGAGCAGGTGATCGTTGACGACCAGCAGGGCCAGCGCCACCACAGTGGAGGGATGTCCCAGCCAGGCGAACGCGTCACCGGGACGGGCACCCGCCGCCCCCCCCCCCCCCCCCCCCCCCCCGCAGGCTCTTCACAACGGATCAGCTTGATGTCGGAAGGTAACGACATCGACACGGTGGGACATCGATACTCGCTCAGCCGACCCGGCCGGTCAGCCAGAGCGGGCCGCGCATCGGTGGCCAGGGGGTCACCTCCGCCCGCGCGGTGACCCGGGCCAGGGCGAGCACGCTCATCCCGAACACCACGAGGTCGCCGACGATCAGGGGCAGCACGCGCTCGACCCCGGTCAGCGTCCAGGCGTGGAAGATCAGCAGGTAGGCCGGCACGGCCGCGGCGGTCACCAGGGCGGCCCGGCCGAGCCACCGTTCCCGGCGCACCAGGCGCGGCAGGGTCCGGATCAGCGCGACGACCAGGACGACCGCGCAGAGCCCGGCCAGCGGGACGGCGGCGGCGAACCCGGCCCAGCCGAACAGCTCGTCCGGCTCGACCCGGCCGAGCACCTCGAGCAGCAGCACCGGCGGCCCGGCCACGATGACCGGGGTGGCCAGCTCCCACGCCTTGCCCTGGGCACCGGAGCGTTTGGCGATCAGCACACACCCGATCAGCAGCGCCGCCACGGTGAGGAAGCCGGCCAGGATCCCGGCGTACCAGCGGTCGATCGGCAGCACCCGGTCCGCGGGGAGCTCGATCGGCGCGACCGGGGCGTCGGCGATCCCGGGGAACCCGATCCGGCGCCAGCTGCCGTCGGGGTCGCGCAGGGCGAACCCGTCGCGCCCGTTCGCCGCCACCACCAGGTAGCCGCCCGGCGCCGGGGCGATCGCCACCTCCTGCGTGGACAGTTGCTCGTCGATGGCGTCGAGGTCCCCGTACGCCCGGTACAGCGACCGGCGATCCCGCTCGCTGAACCCCCAGCTGGTGGTCCACACGCCGGTCTCGGTACGGCTCTGCACCGCGAGCGCGCCCGGCGCCGGGCCGGTAGCAGACGTCGCCGGCGCACGCCTCGGGCTGCCGCGCCCCGGCGGCCGGCGCCTCGGCCCGGTTCCAGGTGCGGCCGCCGTCGCGGCTCACCACCCAGGTCCCCGCCTTGCCGTGGTGGTCGCCGGCGCCGAGGTAGACCGCCCCGTCGGCGACCATGACCCGTTGCGCTCCGAGCACCCAGACCTGCGAGGTGGCGGCCACCCCGGTGAGCGCCAGCGGCAGCAGCACCGCCACGCGCAGGGCCCGGAACCGGCGGCCGGTGAGCCGGACCGGCGCCCGGTGCGCCCGGCCCAGCGACCACCAGGACAGGGCCAGTGCCGGGAGGGCCAGCAGGTCGGTCACGTCGGCGCGGATCAGCGACGGGGTGAGCAGGCTCCAGGCCGACGAGGCGAGCGCGGCGGCGTACGGGAAAGCCTTGATCAGGCCGAAACCGGCCGTGGTCGTGAGGATGGCGGCCTGCCCGGACCGGCATGCCGGCAGGCGCGGCGCGATCAGCGTGGCGAGGACCGCCAGCAGCGGCGGCGCGAGGACCAGACCGGCGACGTCGCTGAGCTTGCCGGTCAGCGGGCCCGGGAAGGCCGCCTTGAGCAGGTGGTCATTGATGATCAGCAGGGCGAGGGCGACCACCGTGGACGGGTGGCCGAGCCAGGCGAACGTGATCCCCCGAGACATGTTCACAGTGGAGAAGATCACACCCTGAGGTCACGGGGGCGACACGCGGTGACACCGAATCAGCGCCGCCGGAACAGGAACGCGGCCACGAAACCGCCGATCAGGCCGAGCAGGTGGCCCTGCCAGGAGACGGCGCGGTCGGTCGGCAGGATGTTGTAGACCTGGTACCAGTAGAGCAGCCCGATGAAGGCGGCCACCGCGAGGTTCCACCAGCTGTGCTCGACCAGGCCGCGGCCGACGAGCAGGCCGAGGTAACCGAAGATGACACCGCTGGCGCCGACCACGACGGTGTCCGGGCTGCCGATGAACCAGACGCCGACACCGCTGATCAGCATGATGGTCAGCGTCGACCAGATGAACCGGCGGGCGCCGCCGGCCAGGGCGAACGTGCCGACCAGGATGAGCGGCACCGCGTTGCCGTAGAGGTGGTCCCAGCCGGCGTGCAGGAACGGGCTGAACAGCACCCCGTCCAGGCCGTCCAGGTGCCACGGCTTGATGCCACCGGCCAGGTCCAGCGTGCCGGAGCCGAGGGCGACGTCGAGCCCCTCGATGAGGAACAGGATCGGGATGATCGCGCACATGGTGACGAACGCGCGACCCAGGGACGCGTAGAAAGCCTCGGTGCCGAATCTCGCCGCCGCGTCGGCGCGGGTGTCGGGGGCCCAACTCATCCTTCGATGCTCCCAGGTGGGCGCACCCCCGGCCAGTCAGGACAGCTTGCGGGTGGCGGCCAGGATCGCCGTACGGAACTTGGAGATCTGGGTGTAGACCCCCGGATAGGCGTCCCGGGCGCAGCCCAGCCCCCAGCTCACGATGCCGACCTGGGCCCACCGCCCGTCCCGGGCGCGCCGCACCATCGGCCCGCCGGAGTCGCCCTGGCAGGTGTCCACCCCGTGCCGCCCGGCGCAGATCGAGTCCGCCCGGACCAGCGTGACCTTCGCCGCCAGGTACGACTTGGCGCAGGTCGCGTCCGGGATGGTGGGCACCGTCGCGTAGTGCAGCCGGCGCTCCTGCTGCAGCGAGCCCTCCCGGGTCTGTCCCCAGCCCATCACGGTGACGTTGCCCTGGTCGCTGCTCGCGTCCGGGACCAGGGGCAGGGTGGGCAGGGCGAGCACCCGGTCGAGTTTGACCACCGCCCAGTCGTCGCCGCGGGTCTCGGTCTGGAAGCCGGGCGCCCGGATCACCTCGACCGAGTGCGCGGTGACCGCGTTCTTCGCCTTCAGGTCGGTCACCCCGGCGGTCACCGTGATCTTCTTGTCCGCCCCGGTGGCGCCGACGCAGTGCCCGGCGGTGAGGACCACCCGGGGCGCGGTCAGCGCCCCGCCGCAGCCCATCGAGAGCCGGACCACCCAGGGGAACTCGCCGGCCTTGGCGACATTGCCGCCGACCACCTCGAGGATCGGCCGGCCGCTCGCGCCCGCGGGGGCCGGTGCGATCGCGGCCGTGACGGCGACAGCCAGCACGAGCGAAGCGACATTCCGGACCATATGGACATTTGATCACAGCAAAAAGGGCCGCGCGGCATGCCGCGCGGCCCTCGTCACAAGCTCAGTACCAGCCGACGCTCTCCGAGTGGTTCCACGCGCCGCACGGGGTGTCGTAACGCCCCTTGATGTACCCGAGACCCCACTTGATCTGGGTGGCCGGGTTGGTCTTCCAGTCGTCCGCGACCGAGGCCATCTTCTTGCCGGGCAGCGCCTGCGGGATGCCGTACGCCCCGGAGCCGCTGTTCAGCGCCTTGTAGTTCCAGCCGCTCTCGCGGTCCCAGAGCTTCTCCAGGCAGGGGAACTGGCTGATCTTGAAGCCGGCGTCGAGCATCAGCGCGCACCCGGTCTTCTTGCTGCCGGAGAACTCGTTGCAGGAGTCCGGGATCGGCCCGGTGAACTCCACCGGCCCGCCGGTCTCCTCGGCCTTCTTCTCCGCGGCGGCCTTCTCCTCGGCCTCCTTGGCGGCGATCGCCTTCTTCTCCAGCGTGCGCGCCTTGGTCGCGGCGGCCTTGGCCTCGACGGCGGCCTTCGCGGCGGCGGCGTCCTCCGCGGTGCGGCGGTAGGCGCGGGCCGCGGCGTGCTCGGCCTGGCGGTCCTTCATCAGCTGGAGTTCCTCGGCGTCGGCCTGCATGACCAGCTGCGACTGGGCGCTCATCTGCTGGTCGTCGCGGTCCTGTCCGAGGTACACGCCGCCGCCGAGACCCGCTACCAGCAGACCGACAGACGCCGTACGCACTCCGAGCCGGCTCCAGAGCCGATTCACGAAGGTTCCCTTCGTCGGGGGCAAGAACGGGCACCCCGACGACGCGATCTTCCAACATCTGCGACGGCCGGTGCCCGCCAGACACCATGGCGCAGGGTGAAGGGGATGTGAAATGCCAGCGCGGATCTGTGATTTTAGTCACCGTATTTTTTACTACATTCGGGACAAAGATCCGCGCTGGCGTCACCTCACAGGGGAATGTCCTCCAACAGGTCCGTAACCACCTCGGCGATCGGTGACCGCTCCGAACGGGTGAGCGTGACATGGGCGAAGATCGGATGCCCCTTCAGCGCCTCGATCACCGCGGTCACCCCGTCGTGCCGGCCGACCCGCAGGTTGTCCCGCTGGGCCACGTCGTGGGTGAGCACCACCCGGGACCCCTGGCCGATCCGGGACAGCACGGTCAGCAGCACGTTGCGTTCCAGCGACTGGGCCTCGTCGACGATGACGAAGGCGTCGTGCAGGCTGCGGCCGCGGATGTGGGTCAGCGGGAGCACCTCGAGCATGCCGCGGGCCAGCACCTCCTCGACCACGTTGGCGTGCACCACGGCGCCGAGCGTGTCGAAGACCGCCTGCGCCCAGGGCGACATCTTCTCCGCCTCCGAGCCGGGCAGGTAACCCAGCTCCTGGCCGCCGACCGCGTAGAGCGGGCGGAACACCACCACCTTCTTGTGGCGGTTGCGCTCCATGGTGGCCTCCAGGCCGGCGCAGAGCGCCAGCGCGGACTTGCCGGTGCCGGCCTTGCCGCCCAGCGACACGATCCCGATCGACTCGTCGAGCAGGATGTCCAGCGCCACCCGCTGCTCGGCGGAGCGGCCGCGCAGCCCGAAGGCGTCCCGGTCGCCGCGGACCAGTTTCACCGTCTTGTCCGGGCTGACCCGGGCGAGCGCCGAGCCGCGCGGCGAGTGGATCACCAGGCCGGTGTGGCAGGGCAGGCTGTCCGCCTCCTCGACGGCCAGCTCCTCGCCCGCGTACAGCGCCTTGACCTGCTCCTCACCGAGCTCCAGGTCGGCCATGCCGGTCCAGGTGGGGTCGCTGGCCTGGCCGTGCCGGTACTCGTCGGCGGTCAGGCCGACCGAGGCGGCCTTGACCCGCAGCGGCATGTCCTTGCTGACCAGGGTGACGTCGCGGCCCTCGGCGGCCAGCCCGAGCGCCACCGAGAGGATCCGGGTGTCGTTCGAGTCGTTGCGGAAGCCGTGCGGGAGCGCGCTCTGGTCCGCGTGGTTCAGCTCGACTCGCAGCGTGCCGCCCTCGTCGTTGCAGAGCACCGGCTGGTCCAGGCGGCCGTGCTTGATCCGCAGTTCGTCCAGCATCCGCAGGGACTGCCGGGCGAACCAGCCGAGCTCGGGGTGGTGACGTTTGCCCTCCAGTTCGGAGATGACCACGAGGGGCACGATCACCTCGTGGTCGGTGAACCGGCGGAACGCCGCCGGGTCGGACAGCAGGACCGAGGTGTCCAGGACGAAGACCTTGCCAGCGGGGGCGGGTTCGGCATCGGCGTGCCGGTCCCGCACCCTGCGGCGGGAGGCGGTGGCACGGGTCTTGGTCACCTTGTCGGCCGGGTCGGATGAGGGGGCGACACCGGCATCGGTACGGCGAGATGTCACAGGCCTGCTCCAGCGGGCGTGCAACCCGCCACCCGCGGTCCGCCACCTCCGGCCGCCGGCACATGCACAGGGTCGGATTGCGGGCCCTGTGGCGCAAGTTGTCGCTGGTCCGGGCCGGCCGGCTGGCTCGGGATGACCCCGTGCCATGACTCAAACGCTAGCGGTCAACAGGCTCCTGCGGTAGTGCGCAAAATCGGGCGCTCCCGGGTGACGCTCGCCCCAAGCGAATTCCAGCGCGCATGAAAGAGGACCTTCCGCGGGTAGTCTGATCCCGTGGCAGAGACCCCGCGTCCGACCCATCCCGCGAGCGCCGACCACGCGTGGGCGCGCACCGTCGAGCATGCCTCCCGGACCACGTTCTTCTTCGATTTCGACGGCGTCCTCTCCCCGGTCACGAAAGACCCTTCGGCCTCCCAGCCGGTGCCCGAGGTGCCCGCCGTCCTGGAACGACTGGCTGCCCGGGTCGCCCGGGTGGCGATCGTCTCGGCCCGTCCGGTGGACTTCCTGCGGTCCCGGTTCGCCGCCCTGGAGCACGTCGACCTCTTCGGCCTCTACGGCCTGGAGGTGCTGCACGAGGGCGAGGTGGTGACCAAACCGGCCGCCCTGGAGTTCGAGCGGCCGATGGCCGAGCTGGCCGCCGAGGCGCAGGCCGCGCTGGCCAAACCGGTCTTCGTGGAGTACAAACGGCTCTCCGTCGCCCTGCACTACCGGGAGTGCCCGGAGCGCGCCGCCGAGGTCGAGCAGTGGGCGCACGAGCGCGCCGAGCGGGCCGGCCTGGCGATCCAGCGCGGTCGCATGGTGGTCGAGCTGAAGCCGCCGGTCGACCAGGACAAGGGCATGGTGATCACCGAGGCGCTGCGCGACGCCGGCTGCGCGTGGTACTTCGGGGATGACATGTCCGACATCAAGGCGTTCGACGCGCTGCGCGCACGGGAGGCCGTCGACCCGGGCTTCTTCGGGATGGCGATCGCGGTCGCCAACGACGAGACCGGCGCCGAGGTGTCCAGCGCCGCCGACCTGACCCTCGCGTCCCCGGCCGCGGTCGCCGCTTTCCTCACCGAGGGCTTGGCGCGTTTCTGACCGCTTTGCTTCTTCCGGTACGCCGCTTGCTCTTTCGGTACGCCGCTTGCTTCTTCCGGTACGCCGCTTGCTTCTTCCGGTACGCCGCTTGCTTCTTCCGGTACGCCGCTTCGATCTTTCGGTACGCCGCTTGCTCTTTTGGTACGCCGTGAGCACCCGGCCGGCCCGCCTGCCCTCAAGGGGTGCCCGTGCCGACCGGGCCCAGGCGGCCGTTGCCGGCCCAGCGGCGGGTTCGCACGTCAGCGTTCCCTCCGGGGCGCTCACCAGCGGTGACTGTGCCGGCCCGTTCAGGGCAGCGGCCGCCGGGACAGCGACGCGTTGTCCACACCAGCGCGTTGTCCACAGCCCAACCCGGCAAGATCCCGCTTCCGCGTCACACTGTCTTGGGCGGCTCCCCCTGGGTGGGCGGGGACTGGCACGTGGCCGGATCGCCCCGGCGGTCACACCGCGATGAGCGGCGGGTGCAAGGCCCTCACCACCGTCCGGCGAGGCGCCGTCCGGGGGTGCTCAGGTCGTACCCGGAACGGGTCGGTCAGGCGCCGTAGCGGCGCTGGCGGTTGCCGTAGGAGCGGAGGGCTCGCAGGAAGTCGATGCGGCGGAAGTCCGGCCAGTTGGCGTCGTGGAAGTAGAACTCCGAGTGCGCCGACTGCCAGAGCAGGAAGCCGGACAGCCGCTGCTCGCCGCTGGTGCGGATGACCAGGTCCGGGTCGGGCTGGCCGCGGGTGTAGAGGTGCTCGGCGATGTGCTCGACGTCGAGGATCTCGGCCAGCTCCTCCAGGGTGCCGCCGGACGCCGCGTGCTGCTGCAGCAGCGAGCGGACCGCGTCGGTGATCTCGCGCCGGCCGCCGTAACCGACCGCCATGTTGACCTCGACGCCGCCGCTGCGGTCCTGGGTCTTCTCCTGGGCCGCCTTGAGCGTGGCCGCGGTGGCGGCGGGCAGGATGTCCAGCGCGCCGACCATCCGGAGCCGCCAGGGGTTGCCCTCCTCGGCCAGCTCGGTCGCCAGATCCTCGATGATCTTGACGAGCGGGTCCAGCTCGGCGGCCGGGCGCTGCAGGTTGTCGGTGGCCAGCAGGTAGAGCGTGACGTGCTCGATGCCGGACTGGTCGCACCAGGTGAGCAGGTCCTTGACCCGGACGGCACCGACGCGGTGACCGTCGTTCGGATCGACGAAACCCATCTCCCGGGCCCAGCGCCGGTTGCCGTCGCACATCACGCCGACATGGCGGGGCACCGGCTTGCCGACCAGTTTCCCGGCGAGCCGACGTTCATAAAAGGAGTAGACCAGCGAGCGCACACTCATCACCGCAAAGGGTAGCCACCCCGGCGGCGCCCTCTGCCGGGGGCGGCCCAAGATGCGGCCGAACGGACATCGGCGCCCGCCCCCCGGGTGAGGGGCGGGCGGCGTGTCAGGCGTCGGCGAGGCGGGCGCGCAGCGCGTCCAGCTCGGCCCAGAGCACGGCCGGCAGCTTGTCGCCGAACTTCTCGAACCACTCGGTGACCTGCGGCAACTCGGCCAGCCACTCGTCGGAGTCCACGCGCAGCACCGCCTCCACGGCGGCCGGGTCGATGTCCAGCCCGGTCAGGTCGAGCGACTCCGGCGTGGCGACGTGCCCGATCGGGGTCTCCACCGCGTCGGCTTTGCCGTCCAGCCGCTCGACGACCCACTTGAGCACCCGGCTGTTCTCGCCGAAGCCCGGCCAGAGGAACCCGCCGTCGGCGTCGCGCCGGAACCAGTTCACGTAGAAGACCTTGGGCAGCTTGGACGCGTCGCCGGAGGCGCCCTTGGCCATGTCGATCCAGTGCTGGAAGTAGTCGCCGGCGTGGTAGCCGATGAACGGCAGCATCGCCATCGGGTCGCGGCGGACCACGCCGACCTGGCCGACCGCGGCCGCGGTGGTCTCGCTGGACAGGGTGGCACCCAGGTAGACCCCGTGCACCCAGTCGCGGGCCTCGGTGACCAGCGGGATCGTGGTCTTGCGGCGGCCGCCGAAGAGGATCGCGTCGATCGGCACGCCGCGCGGGTCGTGGTACTCGTCGGCGAGGATCGGGCACTGCTCGATCGGGGTGCAGAACCGGCTGTTCGGGTGGCTCGACGGCGCCTCCGACTCCGGCGTCCAGTCCTGACCCTTCCAGTCGGTCAGGTGCGCGGGCGGCTCACCCATGCCCTCCCACCAGATGTCGCCGTCGTCGGTCAGCGCCACGTTGGTGAAGACCGAGTTGCCCTTGGCCAGGGTGCGCATCGCGTTCGGGTTGGTGTGGAAGTCGGTGCCGGGCGCGACGCCGAACAGCCCGAACTCCGGGTTGGTGGCCCAGAGCCGGCCGTCCTCGCCGAACCGCATCCAGGCGATGTCGTCGCCGATCGTCTCGACCTTCCAACCCTCCAGGGTCGGGTCGAGCATGGCGAGGTTGGTCTTGCCGCAGGCCGACGGGAACGCGCCGGCGATGTAGCGGACGACGCCCTCCGGCGAGGTCAGCTTCATGATCAGCATGTGCTCGGCGAGCCAGCCCTCGTCCCGGGCGGCCACGCTGGCGATCCGCAGCGCGTAGCACTTCTTGCCGAGCAGCGAGTTGCCGCCGTACCCGGAGCCGAACGACCAGATCTCCCGGGTCTCCGGGAAGTGCGAGATGTACTTCGTCTCGTTGCACGGCCAGGCGACGTCGCTCTGGCCCGGCTCCAGCGGGGCGCCGATCGAGTGCAGGCAGGGGACGAAGTCGGCGTCGTCACCCATCTTGCGCAGGACCTCGGCCCCCATCCGGGTCATGATGCGCATGCTGGCGACGACATACGGGCTGTCGGTCAGCTCGACGCCGAACATCGGGTTCTCCGCGTCCAGCGGGCCCATGCAGAACGGGACGACGTACATCGTCCGGCCCCTCATCGAGCCGCGGTACAGCTCGGTCATCAGGGACTTCATCTCGGCCGGGGCCATCCAGTTGTTGGTCGGGCCGGCGTCGGCCTCGTCGGCCGAGCAGATGAAGGTGCGCTCCTCGACGCGCGCCACGTCGGACGGGTCGGTGCGCGCCCAGAACGAGTTGGGCTTCTTCTCCGGGTTCAGCCGGACCAGCGCGCCGGACTCGACGAGTTCGTCGGTCAGCCGGGTCCACTCGGCGTCCGAACCGTCGCACCAGACGATCCGGTCGGGCGTTGTCAGGGCGGCGACCTCGTCGATCCACGCCAGCAGGCGGGAGTGCGAGGTGTGGGGGTGAGACAAGGTGAAGCTCCTTCGGTCGGCACTGACCAATGACAGACCGGCCGGATATTCCGGCTGTAGTCATGGGAGTCACATCAGGTTAAGCCCCATACCCATACAGTTCATCGGCTGAACTTGTGGACAACCGCACAATCTTTGGTCGCCGTGCGCGATGACGATTGATTCTTCGCCACTTGGCGCACGAGCGCGCACTCACGCCAGCCACACCGCCAGTCCCGGCAACTTTCGCAAATTGGACTTAACGCCTTAGACTTTCACCTAATCGGGCTTACCTCGCAGTTCCGGCCAAACGGAGGCGGAATGACGACCCCGGGCAACGACGTGGACTCGGACACGGATCTGCTCGCCGCCGTCCGGGCCGGCGACACCGCCGCGTACGGGACGCTCTACGAGCGGCACCACGCGGCCGCGCGGCTCTTCGCGTACGGCCTGGCACGCGACCCGTCCGACGCCGACGATCTGGTGGCCGAGACGTTCGCCAAGGTGTTCGCGTCCCTGCGGGCCGGCCGCGGCCCCCTGGTG contains:
- a CDS encoding isoprenyl transferase, which translates into the protein MSVRSLVYSFYERRLAGKLVGKPVPRHVGVMCDGNRRWAREMGFVDPNDGHRVGAVRVKDLLTWCDQSGIEHVTLYLLATDNLQRPAAELDPLVKIIEDLATELAEEGNPWRLRMVGALDILPAATAATLKAAQEKTQDRSGGVEVNMAVGYGGRREITDAVRSLLQQHAASGGTLEELAEILDVEHIAEHLYTRGQPDPDLVIRTSGEQRLSGFLLWQSAHSEFYFHDANWPDFRRIDFLRALRSYGNRQRRYGA
- a CDS encoding rhomboid family intramembrane serine protease, encoding MSWAPDTRADAAARFGTEAFYASLGRAFVTMCAIIPILFLIEGLDVALGSGTLDLAGGIKPWHLDGLDGVLFSPFLHAGWDHLYGNAVPLILVGTFALAGGARRFIWSTLTIMLISGVGVWFIGSPDTVVVGASGVIFGYLGLLVGRGLVEHSWWNLAVAAFIGLLYWYQVYNILPTDRAVSWQGHLLGLIGGFVAAFLFRRR
- the glpX gene encoding class II fructose-bisphosphatase → MPARVPQDLDRNIALDLVRVTEAAAMAAGRWVGRGDKNGGDGAAVDAMRKLINSIQMRGVVVIGEGEKDEAPMLFNGEQVGDGTGPEVDVAVDPVDGTTLMSKGMPGAVAVLAVAERGAMFDPSAVFYMDKIAVGPDCADVIDINAGTAENLRRIAKAKRSSVSDVTVCILDRPRHAKLVEEVRQAGANIKFISDGDIAGAISAARAESDVDVLMGIGGTPEGITAACAIKCLGGMIQAKLWPRDEAERQKAIDGGHDLDRVLTTDDLVTGDNCFFVATGVTSGDLLKGVRYRSGGAHTQSIVMRSKSGTIRVIDSYHRLEKLALYSAVDFDGHLPTVPIGDDPII
- a CDS encoding PhoH family protein: MTSRRTDAGVAPSSDPADKVTKTRATASRRRVRDRHADAEPAPAGKVFVLDTSVLLSDPAAFRRFTDHEVIVPLVVISELEGKRHHPELGWFARQSLRMLDELRIKHGRLDQPVLCNDEGGTLRVELNHADQSALPHGFRNDSNDTRILSVALGLAAEGRDVTLVSKDMPLRVKAASVGLTADEYRHGQASDPTWTGMADLELGEEQVKALYAGEELAVEEADSLPCHTGLVIHSPRGSALARVSPDKTVKLVRGDRDAFGLRGRSAEQRVALDILLDESIGIVSLGGKAGTGKSALALCAGLEATMERNRHKKVVVFRPLYAVGGQELGYLPGSEAEKMSPWAQAVFDTLGAVVHANVVEEVLARGMLEVLPLTHIRGRSLHDAFVIVDEAQSLERNVLLTVLSRIGQGSRVVLTHDVAQRDNLRVGRHDGVTAVIEALKGHPIFAHVTLTRSERSPIAEVVTDLLEDIPL
- a CDS encoding aggregation-promoting factor C-terminal-like domain-containing protein; protein product: MNRLWSRLGVRTASVGLLVAGLGGGVYLGQDRDDQQMSAQSQLVMQADAEELQLMKDRQAEHAAARAYRRTAEDAAAAKAAVEAKAAATKARTLEKKAIAAKEAEEKAAAEKKAEETGGPVEFTGPIPDSCNEFSGSKKTGCALMLDAGFKISQFPCLEKLWDRESGWNYKALNSGSGAYGIPQALPGKKMASVADDWKTNPATQIKWGLGYIKGRYDTPCGAWNHSESVGWY
- a CDS encoding S1 family serine peptidase, which gives rise to MLAVAVTAAIAPAPAGASGRPILEVVGGNVAKAGEFPWVVRLSMGCGGALTAPRVVLTAGHCVGATGADKKITVTAGVTDLKAKNAVTAHSVEVIRAPGFQTETRGDDWAVVKLDRVLALPTLPLVPDASSDQGNVTVMGWGQTREGSLQQERRLHYATVPTIPDATCAKSYLAAKVTLVRADSICAGRHGVDTCQGDSGGPMVRRARDGRWAQVGIVSWGLGCARDAYPGVYTQISKFRTAILAATRKLS
- the otsB gene encoding trehalose-phosphatase, with the translated sequence MAETPRPTHPASADHAWARTVEHASRTTFFFDFDGVLSPVTKDPSASQPVPEVPAVLERLAARVARVAIVSARPVDFLRSRFAALEHVDLFGLYGLEVLHEGEVVTKPAALEFERPMAELAAEAQAALAKPVFVEYKRLSVALHYRECPERAAEVEQWAHERAERAGLAIQRGRMVVELKPPVDQDKGMVITEALRDAGCAWYFGDDMSDIKAFDALRAREAVDPGFFGMAIAVANDETGAEVSSAADLTLASPAAVAAFLTEGLARF